The genomic stretch ACACATTGTCATTATCTTTTGATCATATAAAGGGTATGGAAAAACTgatcaaaaaatattctttatcttaGATGATTATTGTATACAAGACTgccaaaaaataaagaacaaatccATACTTCTCTATTTTGCTAATAACTAAACATTGGTATTCAATTATTATGTTAAGTTTTTATAAATCTAGCATATTCCTCCCTATTATGAAGGATATCCTTGCGGCACTGGACCAACATGTGAAGGATCCTCTACAAATGCTGGTGGCTGAAATTGCTCTGCTTGAAACCGTGTGAAAAATATTCCTACACCTTCTATCAAAGCAAGTAAAACTCCTCCAATTAAAGCACTACCAGCCATAGTAGGCAATCCACTCCTAGCAGCTAGAACTCCACCGGTTGCTGCACCACTAATTATAGAATTCCAaggatcttctttttttctatagtgTATTAATGTGCAATCGATCATAGAAAATACTCCACCCCATATAGCAAAATTTCCTGCTATAATTGGAGCACGTTGTTTAATAGCCATAAAACTGCCTACTAAACGCCTTTTAAAACCACTGGGTGCATTACGAAAACCCTTTACACTTTGAAAAACAGCTCCACCAATTACACCCATAGTAAATGCACCACCGCAGTCATCTATTATTCTCCAGGGACATGGCTCTCTTACATATTCTTCCATTCTTTAGCAATctgaataaaaacaatagtaatataataatgtaaaaatatatgtatatatacatatacacgtatttaTACTCTTACAAATATAcagataatttaaattaaagatACATATGAGATCATAAATCAATACtatatatcatatcatatctatatacaattttaattataaaatgttacaatattatcattgatctatgctatatgatattaaataatttatgtcACTGCGATTAGTAACACTAGTTTACTTAACacgattgaaataatttatagttaattgtattaataactattatttaacatgaaaataatgtatatatactaaaaTTGCGTAAACTGTACTAACCtctaaaatttcatttcatatttttagaTTCTTAATTTTCCAGTCGAAACGACAagacaaaatgaaaatttgcaAAGCGAATATTCgagaatttattatactatatttaatataatgttacatacaatttattatatatgtctaaaatataaatacacgtAAATCAATGTGTTTTTGATTACGAAGAAAAACGTGAGTTCAAAGTAAGGTTATGTGAGCAAAACTTAATGTCATCTCGcgtaaaataatctttaatgatatatgctttgtagaaaaatatataacattttttaattacttactTAATATTTTGCTTGATGTATTTCCTTCTTAATACAcactattttataataatcccTACGAAAGAACTACCGCAACCactattataaaattcatgtACACGGTGTCGACATAGACAATATAACAAGGAACTTGATCGGAAAACTAAagacaaatttttatctaagaaaacgaacgataatattttatccaaTCGAATATGCAGAAATTCAATTAACATGATGTTACACTTCTTTAAATcactctttattattatttataaacatataaaattttttgtatcattttgtaattaaattcaaataattataaaaatatatatagtggGAAGAagctattaaaaataatttttgcatTAATGGAGAAACTACAAGCGAAATTTtcttaacaaaatttataatgatttgaaattcaatatttgatacaaaaataactatagaaattcatttagaaaatttatattctctctctctactgaACCAATACGAAGTACGCATGGCCAAGTATTTTTTAAAGTTTAAAATAGAAGGAGCGGGCAATGTCCAAAAATACATCGTATTTCTAGCTAGTCCTTGATATCCAGTACTTTGGAATGATAATTGAGTATgtatcgtaataaaatttctttttaaattgctaatatttgtatacatttatataatacttatataaattattcattttattatatctatttatttttatcgataaataatataatatcaaattatatgctcatatatttatttcaattattataacaatcacacacttatttcaattattgtaatattctaTCTTTGCATTGacacaaatattaaatattatacttcaatgaaaagttatttgttaaaatatatatatatatatatatatatatatatatatatatatataaaatattttattttatacaaaaaacattgatttacatatatgattcatattcatatttaaatcaatgttttttgtataaaataaaatatttttcttttagttgtTTCCATAGTGATACTAAAACTCTTGTGTACACAAAACTTCGTACATGgtttcaaataaaagaaaaatataaataattattttacagaAAATGTCAGAAATCCAAGAATGTTCTTCTGTTGGATGTGTATCCGTagataatataacaaataataatgaaaatgatctaTCAAAAGTGATTACTCCTTTAGAAGAAACAAGGAATAAAATTGTTGACAAGGATCCTGTTAAAGTACAAGAGGATATAACAAAActggtaaatataatataatattagataaattataaatatatcttgtGTGTAGAAATCATTTGAATTTATCTACACATTATTTAGAATGATACTACAATATCCAACGcttcaaatatttcaaataaagatGATCTCATATTAAAGTCAATATCAGATGCAGTTGCTGTTAAGGATGAATCTTATgaggtaaaaaaaatgttattggtAGTATCAATTAGTATTTGTTATCTAattgtaattttgtaattattatacataggTAAGCAAAGGCAAGAACGAGTTGATATGCAAGTTAGAGGTAGAAGTAAaggtaattaaaatttcaaaagttgataattgatttaataatagttGGTAATTgacttaatattataatttatttttat from Vespa crabro chromosome 6, iyVesCrab1.2, whole genome shotgun sequence encodes the following:
- the LOC124424907 gene encoding mitochondrial import inner membrane translocase subunit Tim17-B produces the protein MEEYVREPCPWRIIDDCGGAFTMGVIGGAVFQSVKGFRNAPSGFKRRLVGSFMAIKQRAPIIAGNFAIWGGVFSMIDCTLIHYRKKEDPWNSIISGAATGGVLAARSGLPTMAGSALIGGVLLALIEGVGIFFTRFQAEQFQPPAFVEDPSHVGPVPQGYPS